The following proteins are co-located in the Mus pahari chromosome 14, PAHARI_EIJ_v1.1, whole genome shotgun sequence genome:
- the Tlcd3a gene encoding protein FAM57A produces the protein MLLTLASGALFFPGLFALSIWALHRLRPGWTEDDCLTVGTRLVSSVQAVLATGAGLTVIISCKNVVSDRHWLATEYVWFLIPYMIYDFYAMYCCERCRTKDQKLTRTTIIRNFLIENRLMVTHHAVILFFLVPISQKLRGDLGDFFVGCIFTAELSTPFVSLARIMIQLKQQHTLLYKVNGILTVTTFLFCRILLFPFMYWSYGQQKGLSLLQVPFNIPLHCNMANAILISPQLYWFSLLCKKAARLFDTAKAKKDG, from the exons ATGCTGCTGACCCTAGCCAGCGGCGCGCTCTTCTTCCCCGGGCTCTTCGCGCTCAGCATCTGGGCGCTGCACCGCTTGCGGCCCGGATGGACGGAAGACGACTGCCTGACGGTCGGCACCAG GTTAGTGTCCTCCGTGCAGGCAGTGCTGGCCACCGGGGCGGGGCTCACCGTCATCATCTCCTGCAAGAACGTGGTCTCAGACAG GCACTGGCTTGCCACAGAATATGTCTGGTTTTTGATTCCATATATGATCTATGACTTCTATGCCATGTACTGCTGCGAAAGGTGCCGAACCAAAGACCAGAAACTCACACGCACCACCATTATCCGAAACTTCCTGATCGAAAACCGCCTTATGGTCACACATCATGCGGTCATTCTGTTTTTCCTTGTACCTATTTCACAG aAGCTCCGAGGAGACCTTGGAGACTTCTTTGTCGGATGCATCTTCACAGCAGAATTGAGTACTCCGTTTGTGTCGCTGGCCAGAATAATGATccag CTAAAGCAGCAGCATACACTTCTTTACAAGGTCAACGGAATCCTCACGGTGACCACCTTTCTGTTCTGCCGGATCCTTCTGTTCCCATTCATGTACTGGTCCTATGGCCAACAAAAAGGACTAAGCCTGCTCCAAGTGCCATTTAATATCCCTTTACACTGCAACATGGCCAATGCCATCCTCATCTCTCCCCAGCTCTACTGGTTCTCACTGCTGTGCAAGAAGGCAGCCCGGCTCTTTGACACTGCCAAAGCCAAAAAGGATGGTTAA
- the Gemin4 gene encoding gem-associated protein 4, whose amino-acid sequence MDLGPLNICEEMTILHGGFLMAEQLFHPKALVQLTKSDWERVGQPIVEALKEISSATAHSQPFAWKKKALIIIWAKVLQPSPVSPSDSDTRWQEDVFFSVGNMIPTINHTVLFELLKSLEASGLFIQLLMALPTTIGRSELQSFLEHMTVDTSSKDVAFFLDVWWEMMKHKGDQQDPLLSQFRTMAHKYLPSSDEFSHPPKRFKSDPDVGPTMPLLAMLLNGLKQIQKRIPSLGMKCCALANLADMLSVFALMEDDTQEVSATVYLDKLATVISVWNSDSQNPYHRQALADKVKEAERDVSLTSLAKLPSETVFMGFELMYNLLQEWGAELQDMLNSSQGTNYDTYRLCDSLTSFCQNLELYLDNTNMPKEEMEVVSELAECVRDFLRKTSRMLNDKGLEDITASIAMAIIEQKMDRHMEMCYIFASEKKWAFSDEWVACLVNNRSLFREPDLVLSLLETVMEVISSNRVIPQPQIKQVICLTLECYEDLSLPDKNKVLSGVLHYLGPKGLSDRLSDYLEGFQEDLNTTFNQLTQSTSEQGLAKAVASVAHLVILNPEVVAKKMCSLAVTNLGTHRFLAQILTAFPALKFTEEQGPNPYTSFMVSCLKETVWTKFSTPKEEKQFLELVSCLTNPVKPQGIPVAALLEPDEVLKEFVLPFLMLDMEEVGLSLKLFIQTLEANAGLEEYWLQTCSPFPLLFSLCQLLDSFSKFWQLPREKRYLTLDSKDLVTHILELLCEIVLANTETFSPDTWAKSLSWLHRKLDQLDWTVGLRLKNFFEGHFKCEVPATLFEICKLSEAQWTSQVHEGYGPGTGLLAWMECCSISSSISEQMLSLLVMDVGNPEEVRLFSKGFLVALVQIMPWCSPQEWQYLQQLTRKLLEKQLLHVPYSLEYIQFVPLLNLKPFAQELQLSVLSLRVFQFLCSQSCCNWLPLDGWSHVVKLLCNSLTSVLDAVRLIQSVGPWAQGQEGDLTQETLFVYTQMFCHVLHIMAMLPQEVCEPLYVLALEILTCYETLSKSNPSVSSLLQKVDEQRFLKSIAKNISPEERRQTLLQKINNF is encoded by the coding sequence gACCCTTGAATATCTGTGAGGAAATGACTATTCTGCATGGGGGCTTCTTGATGGCTGAACAGCTGTTCCACCCCAAAGCCCTGGTACAGTTGACGAAGTCTGACTGGGAACGTGTGGGACAGCCCATTGTGGAGGCCTTGAAGGAGATCTCCTCGGCCACAGCACATTCCCAGCCCTTTGCCTGGAAGAAGAAAGCACTGATCATCATCTGGGCCAAGGTGCTTCAGCCCTCCCCTGTCAGCCCTTCTGACTCGGATACCCGGTGGCAGGAAGATGTATTCTTCTCCGTGGGCAACATGATCCCTACCATCAACCACACAGTTCTTTTTGAGCTGCTCAAGTCTCTGGAAGCTTCTGGACTCTTCATTCAACTCCTAATGGCCTTGCCTACTACCATTGGCCGCTCAGAACTACAGAGCTTCCTGGAGCACATGACTGTTGACACATCTTCCAAGGATGTGGCCTTCTTCCTAGATGTCTGGTGGGAAATGATGAAGCACAAGGGTGACCAGCAGGACCCCTTGCTTTCCCAGTTCAGGACGATGGCCCATAAATACTTGCCATCCTCAGATGAGTTTTCCCATCCTCCAAAGAGGTTCAAGTCTGACCCAGATGTGGGTCCCACCATGCCACTTTTGGCCATGCTGCTTAACGGGCTGAAGCAGATCCAGAAGAGAATCCCGTCCCTGGGAATGAAGTGCTGTGCATTAGCTAACTTGGCTGACATGCTGAGTGTGTTTGCACTTATGGAGGATGACACCCAGGAGGTGTCGGCCACTGTGTACCTAGACAAACTAGCTACGGTGATCTCTGTGTGGAACTCGGACTCCCAGAACCCATACCATCGACAGGCCCTGGCAGACAAGGTAAAGGAGGCAGAGCGAGATGTGAGTCTCACCTCACTGGCCAAGCTCCCCAGCGAGACTGTTTTCATGGGGTTTGAGCTTATGTACAACCTGCTGCAAGAGTGGGGTGCAGAACTGCAGGACATGCTCAACAGCAGTCAGGGAACAAATTATGACACCTACCGGCTGTGTGACAGTCTGACTTCCTTCTGCCAGAACTTGGAGCTCTACCTGGATAATACCAACATGCCcaaggaggagatggaggtggTCTCAGAATTGGCTGAGTGTGTCAGGGACTTCCTGAGGAAAACCAGCAGAATGCTGAATGACAAGGGCCTTGAGGACATCACTGCCTCCATTGCCATGGCCATCATTGAGCAGAAGATGGACCGGCACATGGAGATGTGCTACATTTTTGCTTCTGAGAAGAAGTGGGCCTTTTCAGATGAGTGGGTTGCCTGCCTGGTTAACAACAGGTCTCTCTTCAGAGAACCAGACTTGGTCTTGAGTCTGCTGGAAACAGTGATGGAAGTCATCAGCTCTAATCGGGTTATTCCCCAGCCTCAGATCAAGCAGGTAATCTGCTTGACCCTGGAATGCTACGAAGACCTCTCTCTTCCAGACAAAAATAAAGTTCTTTCTGGTGTCCTGCATTATTTGGGGCCAAAGGGCCTCTCAGACAGGTTATCTGATTACTTGGAGGGTTTTCAGGAAGACCTCAACACGACGTTTAACCAGCTCACCCAGAGTACATCTGAACAGGGCCTGGCTAAAGCTGTGGCCTCTGTGGCCCACTTGGTGATCCTGAACCCAGAGGTTGTGGCGAAGAAGATGTGTAGCCTAGCTGTGACCAATCTTGGCACACATAGGTTCTTGGCTCAGATTCTCACTGCCTTCCCTGCCCTGAAGTTCACAGAAGAACAAGGGCCAAATCCATATACCAGTTTCATGGTATCTTGCCTCAAAGAAACTGTTTGGACCAAGTTCTCTACACCCAAAGAAGAGAAGCAGTTTCTGGAGCTGGTAAGCTGCCTGACGAATCCTGTGAAGCCACAGGGGATTccagtggctgctcttctggagccAGATGAGGTGCTGAAGGAGTTTGTCCTGCCTTTCTTGATGTTGGACATGGAGGAGGTAGGCCTGAGTCTGAAGCTCTTCATCCAGACCCTTGAAGCCAATGCAGGCCTGGAAGAGTATTGGCTGCAGACCtgttccccattccctctgctcTTCAGCTTGTGCCAGCTCCTGGACAGCTTTAGCAAGTTCTGGCAGCTCCCCCGGGAGAAGCGCTACCTCACTCTGGACAGCAAGGATCTTGTGACCCACATTCTGGAACTCCTATGTGAGATTGTGCTAGCCAACACAGAAACCTTCTCCCCAGACACCTGGGCCAAGTCCCTGTCCTGGCTCCACCGCAAATTAGACCAGCTAGATTGGACTGTGGGCCTGCGACTGAAGAACTTCTTTGAAGGCCACTTCAAGTGTGAGGTGCCAGCTACCCTTTTTGAGATCTGTAAGCTCTCTGAGGCCCAGTGGACCTCACAGGTCCATGAAGGGTATGGGCCTGGCACAGGTCTTCTCGCCTGGATGGAGTGCTGTTCAATCTCCAGCAGTATCTCTGAACAGATGCTTTCCCTCCTGGTGATGGATGTGGGCAATCCTGAGGAGGTCAGACTGTTTAGCAAGGGCTTTCTGGTGGCCCTGGTACAAATCATGCCTTGGTGTAGCCCCCAGGAATGGCAATACCTCCAGCAGCTGACCAGGAAGCTACTGGAGAAACAGCTTCTTCATGTCCCTTACAGTCTAGAGTATATTCAGTTTGTTCCCCTGCTCAACCTGAAGCCTTTTGCCCAGGAACTTCagctctctgttctttctttgagAGTGTTCCAGTTTCTCTGCAGCCAGAGCTGTTGTAATTGGCTTCCTTTGGACGGATGGAGCCATGTGGTCAAACTCCTCTGTAACAGTCTGACCAGTGTCCTGGATGCAGTCAGGTTGATACAGTCGGTGGGTCCCTGGGCTCAAGGACAAGAAGGGGATCTTACTCAGGAAACCCTGTTTGTCTATACCCAGATGTTCTGTCATGTTCTGCATATCATGGCTATGCTTCCTCAGGAGGTCTGTGAACCCCTCTATGTGCTGGCCTTGGAAATCCTTACCTGCTACGAGACTCTAAGCAAAAGCAACCCTTCTGTCAGCTCCTTGCTCCAGAAGGTAGATGAGCAGCGCTTCTTAAAGTCTATCGCCAAGAACATTAGCCCTGAGGAGCGGCGCCAAACCCTGCTACAAAAGATCAACAACTTCTGA